In the genome of Gallus gallus isolate bGalGal1 chromosome 21, bGalGal1.mat.broiler.GRCg7b, whole genome shotgun sequence, one region contains:
- the KIAA2013 gene encoding uncharacterized protein KIAA2013 homolog yields MWLQQRLKGLPGLLSSSWARRLLLLLLLLLVAYWYLGAGRARHGAGRGAEPRGAAALCLQAAAGPWRAQAERGDALPLPEDEAGGGPGPSLALAGNGFLLLDVAAGRLWVSVAGSGGGPSLPTEYPALVRLRALGARGEARAAQAALRDGAVRRVRCVQTGAGPGGAGECVTVREEVVAHRSRPHLYLQRIRIANPTERVATFEASAPASAPSLGARFATSLEKVEERQFLLSSGRLLLPGSPKVVLMVVAAKKLVSRVQVAPKSTFDETVLSVVYTSEPIEVSRLEETFSKLRESAKKEMLEVMQMGVEDLFQEHQQTWSDLFISGIEMRKITDSHTPSSETVNMTLYYMLSSMPAPLLDPLISGEDREKMEASLNYADHCFSGHATMHAENLWPAKLTSVPQILQLSDLWKLTLQKRGCKALVAAGVHGLMQGMVLSFGGLQFTENHLQFQADPDVLHNSYSLRGIHYNKDLINLAVLLDAEGKPFLHVSVKFQDKPVRLYACEAGCMNEPVELTSEARGHTFPVMVTQPITPLLYISTDLVHLQDLRHTLHLKAILAHEEHMAKQYPGLPFLFWFSVASLITLFHLFLFKLIYNEYCGPGAKPLFRSKV; encoded by the exons atgtggctgcagcagcggCTGAAGGGGCTGCCGGGACTGCTGTCCAGCAGCTGGGCGCGGCggctactgctgctgctgctcctcctgctcgTCGCCTACTGGTACCTGGGGGCCGGGAGGGCGCGGCACGGAGcggggaggggagcggagccCCGCGGCGCCGCCGCCCTCTGTCTGCAGGCGGCCGCGGGCCCCTGGCGGGCTCAGGCCGAGCGCGGCGATGCGCTGCCGCTGCCGGAGGACGAGGCCggcggggggccggggccgAGCCTGGCGCTGGCGGGTAACGGCTTCCTCCTGCTGGACGTAGCCGCCGGCCGCCTCTGGGTGTCGGTGGCAGGATCTGGCGGAGGCCCGTCGCTGCCCACCGAGTACCCGGCGCTGGTGCGGTTGAGGGCGCTGGGAGCGCGCGGAGAGGCGCGGGCGGCGCAGGCGGCGCTGCGGGACGGGGCCGTGCGGAGGGTGCGCTGCGTACAGACGGGCGCCGGTCCCGGAGGCGCCGGGGAGTGCGTGACGGTGCGAGAGGAGGTGGTGGCTCACCGGAGTCGGCCACATCTCTACCTTCAGCGCATCCGCATCGCCAACCCCACCGAGCGGGTGGCCACCTTCGAGGCTTCGGCCCCAGCTTCTGCACCTTCGCTGGGCGCCCGCTTCGCTACCAGCttggagaaggtggaggagcGGCAGTTCCTGCTCTCCTCCGGCCGTCTGCTGCTGCCCGGCAGCCCCAAAGTGGTGCTCATGGTGGTGGCTGCTAAGAAGCTCGTGAGCCGGGTGCAGGTGGCACCCAAGTCTACCTTTGATGAAACCGTGCTGTCTGTGGTGTACACTTCGGAGCCCATCGAGGTCTCCAGGCTGGAGGAGACTTTCAGCAAGTTGAGGGAGTCGGCCAAGAAAGAGATGCTGGAGGTGATGCAGATGGGGGTGGAAGATCTTTTCCAGGAGCACCAGCAGACCTGGTCAGACCTGTTCATTTCAG GGATTGAAATGAGGAAGATCACAGATTCACATACACCATCCAGTGAGACTGTTAACATGACCCTCTACTATATGCTTTCAAGCATGCCAGCTCCTCTGCTAGATCCACTCATTAGCGGTGAGGACAGAGAAAAAATGGAAGCCAGCTTGAACTATGCTGACCATTGCTTCAGTGGCCACGCGACCATGCATGCAGAGAACCTGTGGCCAGCAAAGCTGACCAGCGTGCCCCAGATCTTGCAGCTCTCAGACCTTTGGAAGCTGACCCTCCAGAAACGGGGGTGTAAGGCTCTTGTGGCAGCCGGAGTCCACGGGCTTATGCAAGGCATGGTGCTTAGTTTTGGAGGTCTGCAGTTCACAGAAAACCATCTTCAGTTTCAGGCTGACCCTGATGTACTTCATAATAGCTATTCCTTACGTGGGATCCATTACAACAAGGATTTGATTAACTTAGCTGTTCTGCTGGATGCGGAAGGAAAGCCCTTCTTGCACGTGTCTGTGAAATTCCAAGACAAGCCAGTCAGACTATACGCGTGTGAAGCAGGCTGTATGAATGAGCCCGTGGAGCTGACCTCAGAGGCACGAGGCCATACGTTCCCAGTCATGGTGACTCAGCCCATCACGCCACTACTTTATATATCGACAGATTTGGTCCACTTGCAGGACCTGAGACACACACTCCACCTGAAAGCTATTCTGGCTCATGAGGAACACATGGCCAAGCAATACCCGGGTTTGCCGTTCCTGTTCTGGTTCAGTGTGGCCTCCTTAATCACACTGTTTCATCTGTTTCTGTTCAAGCTCATCTACAATGAATATTGCGGGCCAGGAGCCAAACCTCTCTTCAGGAGTAAGGTGTAA
- the CELA2A gene encoding chymotrypsin-like elastase family member 2A precursor, translating to MLGILFAVLTLAAAALGCGVPAYPPAVSRVVGGEDARPYSWPWQASLQYQSSGKWYHTCGGTLIATNWVLTAAHCISSTRKYRVLLGKYNLEAEEQGSVTASTEKIIVHEKWNRFSVASGYDIALIKLTEHVELSDKIKLACLPPAESILSSNTACYVTGWGRLQTNGALPDELQQGLLLVVDYATCSKTNWWGSTVKTNMVCAGGDGITSSCNGDSGGPLNCQNADGAWEVHGIVSFGSSLGCNYYQKPSVFTRVSAFDSWIKKVIENN from the exons ATGCTTGGAATCCTCTTTGCTGTGCTGACTCTGGCAGCTGCAG CCCTTGGCTGCGGGGTTCCTGCCTACCCACCTGCTGTGTCTCGAGTTGTTGGAGGGGAAGATGCAAGACCATACAGCTGGCCCTGGCAG GCCTCTCTTCAATATCAATCAAGTGGTAAATGGTATCACACCTGTGGAGGAACCCTCATTGCAACCAACTGGGTGTTGACAGCTGCACACTGCATCAG TTCTACCAGGAAATATCGAGTGCTTCTTGGAAAATACAACCTAGAAGCTGAGGAGCAAGGATCTGTCACAGCCTCCACAGAAAAAATCATTGTCCATGAGAAATGGAATCGGTTCAGCGTTGCAAGTGG GTATGACATTGCTTTGATCAAACTCACCGAACACGTTGAACTGAGTGACAAAATCAAGCTGGcctgcctccctcctgcagAAAGCATCCTGTCATCCAACACTGCCTGCTACGTGACGGGATGGGGAAGACTGCAGA CAAATGGAGCTCTCCCAGATGAACTGCAGCAAGGCCTGTTGCTGGTAGTAGATTATGCAACTTGTTCCAAGACCAACTGGTGGGGAAGCACGGTGAAAACCAACATGGTGTGCGCTGGTGGAGATGGAATCACCTCCAGTTGTAAC GGGGACTCTGGTGGTCCACTGAACTGTCAAAATGCAGATGGTGCATGGGAAGTGCATGGTATTGTCAGCTTTGGCTCTTCTCTTGGCTGCAACTATTATCAGAAGCCTTCTGTCTTCACCCGGGTCTCTGCTTTCGACAGCTGGATCAAGAAG GTTATAGAAAACAACTAA